The following are encoded together in the Brassica napus cultivar Da-Ae chromosome A9, Da-Ae, whole genome shotgun sequence genome:
- the LOC106404068 gene encoding F-box protein At4g00893 isoform X2: MAGQGTIYSSIVDVKGKGFLDNKNRSKEAEKPSFADLPLCLLEVIISQLVLKDNIRASAVCRTWREAGLYVRLVDKPPWLMYLPKRGNLFELYDPLQQKMYTLNLPELAKSTVCYSRDGWLLMRKTASNKMFFFNPFTRKLINLPNCELSYDAIAFSCAPTSGTCVLLAFKHARFGITTTSTCYPGATEWITEDLHFTLSFGNDELKHSNVVYAIRRFHCLDGNGSLYNFEPSTRVWRYEMVLLPDCPYISYRFRYEYGRKKKRIFLAVRKGDFFKIITCGGEKPIVYKLDSIQWKEINSTTLEGFTIFTSLYSSEMRVNLPWMRNSVYFPKLRFSCKCCVSYSFDEERYYPRKQWQEQEDLCPLENLWIRPPKRALDYMCSLSNCKT; this comes from the exons ATGGCTGGCCAAGGGACGATTTACTC GTCGATCGTAGATGTCAAAGGAAAAGGTTTCCTGGATAACAAGAATCGGAGCAAAGAAGCTGAGAAGCCAAGTTTCGCTGACCTTCCACTATGCCTCTTGGAAGTAATAATATCTCAACTTGTTTTAAAAGATAACATTCGAGCTTCAGCTGTCTGCAGAACATGGCGTGAAGCCGGTCTATATGTTCGGTTGGTAGACAAGCCTCCTTGGCTTATGTACTTACCTAAACGTGGAAACTTGTTCGAACTCTATGATCCATTGCAGCAGAAGATGTACACACTTAATTTACCAGAGCTAGCGAAATCCACGGTGTGTTACTCAAGAGACGGATGGTTGCTTATGCGCAAAACTGCTTCAAACAAAATGTTCTTCTTCAACCCATTTACTCGTAAGCTCATAAACTTGCCAAACTGTGAGTTATCATATGATGCGATTGCTTTCTCCTGTGCGCCTACATCTGGTACTTGCGTGCTATTAGCGTTTAAGCATGCTCGGTTTGGTATCACCACTACGAGCACCTGTTATCCCGGGGCAACAGAGTGGATTACGGAGGATTTACATTTCACTCTTTCTTTTGGCAACGATGAGCTCAAGCACAGCAATGTTGTCTATGCCATACGTCGCTTCCATTGCCTTGATGGTAATGGAAGCTTATATAACTTTGAACCCTCAACTCGTGTGTGGAGGTATGAAATGGTATTACTACCGGATTGTCCTTATATCTCATATAGATTTAGGTACGAGTATGGGCGTAAGAAGAAGAGAATTTTCTTGGCGGTGCGAAAGGGAGACttctttaaaataattacatGCGGAGGTGAGAAACCGATAGTGTATAAACTAGACTCTATACAGTGGAAAGAGATCAATAGTACAACACTCGAGGGCTTTACAATCTTTACGAGTCTTTATTCATCTGAGATGAGAGTCAATCTCCCATGGATGAGGAATAGTGTTTACTTCCCAAAGCTTCGTTTTAGTTGCAAGTGTTGTGTATCGTATTCGTTTGATGAAGAAAGGTATTATCCGCGTAAGCAGTGGCAAGAACAGGAGGATTTATGTCCTCTTGAGAATCTTTGGATTAGGCCGCCCAAGAGAGCATTAGACTACATGTGCAGCTTAAGCAATTGCAAAACTTGA
- the LOC106402998 gene encoding uncharacterized protein LOC106402998, which yields MEDSGAILCQISVYKDMLDQVNLEIEANIQVTREIESDIVKCSEIESSLSVKESDLTRSFLASQYELTGLISVTGDSRNSLKLLDDEIRRLRNEHSEILRRTTEKREGFVKMCFEFQREICVDEDSELRSFLCEREFLENAVRVLEEKNSDVQNSILAYMEDEMINLLSD from the exons ATGGAAGATTCAGGAGCGATTCTATGTCAAATCTCCGTTTACAAGGACATGCTTGATCAG GTGAATTTGGAAATCGAGGCGAACATTCAAGTGACGCGAGAGATCGAATCGGATATCGTCAAGTGTTCTGAGATTGAATCGTCTCTCTCCGTCAAGGAATCCGATCTTACTAGATCGTTCCTCGCTTCTCAGTACGAGCTCACCGGCTTGATCTCCGTAACAG GCGATTCAAGAAACTCTCTGAAGCTATTGGATGACGAGATTCGTCGCCTGAGGAACGAACACTCTGAGATACTCAGAAGGACAACCGAAAAGAG GGAAGGGTTTGTGAAGATGTGCTTTGAGTTTCAGAGGGAGATTTGTGTTGATGAAGATAGTGAATTGAGGAGTTTCTTGTGTGAGAGGGAGTTTCTTGAAAATGCAGTTCGAGTGTTAGAGGAGAAGAACTCAGATGTGCAGAACTCGATTTTGGCTTACATGGAGGATGAAATGATCAATCTATTGTCTGATTAG
- the LOC106404068 gene encoding F-box protein At4g00893 isoform X1: MYLPKRGNLFELYDPLQQKMYTLNLPELAKSTVCYSRDGWLLMRKTASNKMFFFNPFTRKLINLPNCELSYDAIAFSCAPTSGTCVLLAFKHARFGITTTSTCYPGATEWITEDLHFTLSFGNDELKHSNVVYAIRRFHCLDGNGSLYNFEPSTRVWRYEMVLLPDCPYISYRFRYEYGRKKKRIFLAVRKGDFFKIITCGGEKPIVYKLDSIQWKEINSTTLEGFTIFTSLYSSEMRVNLPWMRNSVYFPKLRFSCKCCVSYSFDEERYYPRKQWQEQEDLCPLENLWIRPPKRALDYMCSLSNCKT; this comes from the coding sequence ATGTACTTACCTAAACGTGGAAACTTGTTCGAACTCTATGATCCATTGCAGCAGAAGATGTACACACTTAATTTACCAGAGCTAGCGAAATCCACGGTGTGTTACTCAAGAGACGGATGGTTGCTTATGCGCAAAACTGCTTCAAACAAAATGTTCTTCTTCAACCCATTTACTCGTAAGCTCATAAACTTGCCAAACTGTGAGTTATCATATGATGCGATTGCTTTCTCCTGTGCGCCTACATCTGGTACTTGCGTGCTATTAGCGTTTAAGCATGCTCGGTTTGGTATCACCACTACGAGCACCTGTTATCCCGGGGCAACAGAGTGGATTACGGAGGATTTACATTTCACTCTTTCTTTTGGCAACGATGAGCTCAAGCACAGCAATGTTGTCTATGCCATACGTCGCTTCCATTGCCTTGATGGTAATGGAAGCTTATATAACTTTGAACCCTCAACTCGTGTGTGGAGGTATGAAATGGTATTACTACCGGATTGTCCTTATATCTCATATAGATTTAGGTACGAGTATGGGCGTAAGAAGAAGAGAATTTTCTTGGCGGTGCGAAAGGGAGACttctttaaaataattacatGCGGAGGTGAGAAACCGATAGTGTATAAACTAGACTCTATACAGTGGAAAGAGATCAATAGTACAACACTCGAGGGCTTTACAATCTTTACGAGTCTTTATTCATCTGAGATGAGAGTCAATCTCCCATGGATGAGGAATAGTGTTTACTTCCCAAAGCTTCGTTTTAGTTGCAAGTGTTGTGTATCGTATTCGTTTGATGAAGAAAGGTATTATCCGCGTAAGCAGTGGCAAGAACAGGAGGATTTATGTCCTCTTGAGAATCTTTGGATTAGGCCGCCCAAGAGAGCATTAGACTACATGTGCAGCTTAAGCAATTGCAAAACTTGA